Proteins found in one Salvelinus namaycush isolate Seneca unplaced genomic scaffold, SaNama_1.0 Scaffold84, whole genome shotgun sequence genomic segment:
- the LOC120043029 gene encoding zinc finger protein 2 homolog, translated as MVEGERPDYRGSSGEPQLHHDTDEAEKSLSTSEHLKKQQRKRTGKKPHHCSDCGKSYSRSDALKAHQRIHTGEKSYSCDQCGKNFATSSKLTIHQRKHTGEKSFHCSDCGKSYSRSDSLKAHQRIHTGKKSHHCSVCGKSYSRSDSLKAHQRIHTGEKSFHCSDCGKSYSRSDSLKAHQRIHTGEKSYSCDQCGKNFATSSKLTIHQRKHTGEKSFHCSDCGKSYSRSDSLKAHQRIHTGEKSYSCDQCGKNFATSSKLTIHQRKHTGEKSFHCSDCGKSYSRSDSLKAHQRIHTGEKPYSCDQCGKSFTTSSQLTIHQSKHTGEKPYNCSDCGKSFVISGYLKSHQRIHTGEKPYTCDQCDKSFSHSSSLIVHQRTHTGEKPYSCDQCGKSFTESSQLTKHQRKHTGEEILPLL; from the exons ATGGTCGAGG gagagagacctgactatcgtggatcctctggggagcctcaactaCATCATGAcactgacgaggcagagaagagtctctccacatcagaacatcTCAAGAAACAGCAGCGGAAACGCACAGGGAAGAAACCTCACCactgctcagactgtgggaagagttactcAAGATCAGATGCACTAAAAgcacaccagagaattcacactggagaaaaatcttatagctgtgatcaatgtgggaagaatttTGCTACGTCTAGCAAGCTGACTAttcaccagagaaaacacacaggagagaaatctttccactgctcagactgtgggaagagttactcAAGATCAGATTCACTAAAAgcacaccagagaattcacacaggGAAGAAGTCTCACCACTGCTCTGTCTGTGGGAAGAGTTACTCCAGATCAGATTCACTAAAAgcacaccagagaattcacactggagagaaatctTTCCactgctcagactgtgggaagagttactcAAGATCAGATTCACTAAAAgcacaccagagaattcacactggagaaaaatcttatagctgtgatcaatgtgggaagaatttTGCTACGTCTAGCAAGCTGACTAttcaccagagaaaacacacaggagagaaatctttccactgctcagactgtgggaagagttactcAAGATCAGATTCACTAAAAgcacaccagagaattcacactggagaaaaatcttatagctgtgatcaatgtgggaagaatttTGCTACGTCTAGCAAGCTGACTAttcaccagagaaaacacacaggagagaaatctttccactgctcagactgtgggaagagttactcAAGATCAGATTCACTAAAAgcacaccagagaattcacactggagaaaaaccttatagctgtgatcaatgtgggaagagttttactacatctagccagctgactatacaccagagcaagcacacaggagagaaaccttacaactgctctgactgtggaaagagttttgttaTATCAGGAtatttaaaatcacaccagagaatacacacaggagagaaaccttatacctgtgatcaatgtgacaagagttTTAGTCACTCAAgcagcctgatagtacaccagagaacacacacaggagagaagccttatagctgtgatcaatgtgggaagagttttactgaatCTAGTCAGCTGACTAagcaccagagaaaacacacaggagaggaaATCTTACCACTGTTGTGA